A stretch of the Filimonas lacunae genome encodes the following:
- a CDS encoding metallophosphoesterase, which produces MKTLLSVLLLAPFTAFAQEIVDGPYIYYQQDSALIKTISQQEDLYKPVVKQVAVAALNTTVITVNVPGNAGWTFTTHIQPHITSPDVSYPAPEKMYLLSDIEGEFAAGRQLLIAGKVIDENYNWIFGKGHLVIAGDLFDRGKEVLPWLWLLYSLEEKAKAAGGMVHVILGNHDIMQLSGDFRYTEAAYFKNAWLMGRELRNVFGEDAELGRWLRSKNIIEKIGSVLVMHAGLSPEITRKGMSLQSINETCRPYYATARKDRPESVKSFFDANSPFWYRGYFTAPKATKEQVDSSLQLYNCNTIVVGHTITDTSLVVLYDGKVIGIDVNEHEGHHAALLIENGQFYAVDEKGRRKLIP; this is translated from the coding sequence ATGAAAACATTGCTATCTGTGCTGTTGCTGGCACCGTTCACTGCTTTTGCGCAGGAAATAGTTGACGGTCCGTATATCTATTATCAACAGGATTCTGCATTGATTAAAACAATATCACAGCAGGAAGATCTGTATAAGCCTGTAGTGAAACAAGTAGCTGTTGCTGCGCTAAATACGACTGTTATTACTGTAAATGTGCCTGGAAATGCAGGCTGGACTTTTACCACACATATACAGCCGCACATTACCAGCCCTGATGTAAGTTATCCTGCTCCTGAAAAAATGTACCTGCTTTCGGATATTGAAGGGGAGTTTGCTGCCGGCCGGCAATTGCTGATAGCGGGTAAAGTAATAGATGAAAACTATAACTGGATTTTTGGCAAAGGCCACCTGGTAATAGCGGGCGATCTGTTTGACAGGGGGAAAGAAGTGTTGCCCTGGTTGTGGTTGTTGTATAGCCTGGAAGAAAAGGCAAAAGCAGCAGGCGGTATGGTGCATGTTATTTTAGGCAACCACGACATTATGCAGTTAAGCGGAGATTTCAGATATACCGAAGCTGCTTATTTTAAAAACGCCTGGCTGATGGGAAGAGAGCTGAGAAATGTGTTTGGCGAAGATGCGGAGCTGGGCAGATGGTTAAGAAGTAAAAATATTATAGAGAAAATAGGCAGTGTGCTGGTGATGCACGCCGGCCTTTCGCCGGAGATTACACGCAAGGGCATGAGCCTGCAAAGCATCAACGAAACCTGCCGGCCCTATTATGCTACTGCCCGTAAAGACCGACCTGAAAGCGTGAAATCATTTTTCGATGCCAATTCCCCTTTCTGGTACCGGGGTTATTTTACGGCACCTAAAGCCACGAAGGAGCAGGTAGATAGTTCGCTGCAATTATATAATTGTAACACCATTGTGGTAGGCCATACTATCACAGACACTTCATTGGTAGTTTTGTATGATGGCAAAGTAATTGGCATTGATGTAAACGAACACGAAGGGCATCATGCTGCGCTGCTGATAGAGAATGGGCAGTTTTATGCAGTGGATGAGAAAGGCCGCCGGAAATTAATACCATAA
- a CDS encoding ArsR/SmtB family transcription factor, translating to MGQKTDLKKVEKISKALGDPYRIQIIEAIKKEKDWMQCTAIVDMFDLAQSTISHHVKQLVDADLLLAEKDGRCARYKINQEAFSQYVQFLSVFEK from the coding sequence ATGGGCCAGAAAACCGATCTGAAAAAAGTAGAAAAAATTTCCAAGGCGTTAGGCGATCCCTATCGCATACAAATTATTGAAGCCATTAAAAAAGAGAAAGACTGGATGCAATGCACTGCTATTGTAGACATGTTTGATCTGGCGCAATCCACTATCTCTCACCACGTTAAGCAATTGGTGGATGCCGATTTGCTGCTGGCCGAAAAAGATGGCCGGTGTGCCCGGTATAAGATTAACCAGGAAGCATTTAGCCAATATGTGCAGTTTTTAAGCGTGTTTGAAAAATAG
- a CDS encoding ArsR/SmtB family transcription factor, translated as MDKKTVEKISKALGDPYRLKIIEAIKEEPNSWMACSALVSMFNLSQSTISHHTKQLVDADLLVAEKEGRCTRYKLNCSVFGSYISFLSGYEKVAPNP; from the coding sequence ATGGACAAGAAAACAGTTGAAAAAATATCCAAAGCGCTGGGCGATCCTTACCGGCTGAAAATTATTGAGGCCATTAAGGAAGAACCCAATTCATGGATGGCCTGCAGTGCACTGGTAAGCATGTTTAACCTCAGCCAAAGCACTATATCGCATCATACCAAGCAACTGGTAGACGCCGACCTGCTCGTTGCCGAGAAAGAAGGCCGATGCACACGCTATAAATTAAACTGCAGCGTTTTTGGCAGCTACATCTCTTTTCTAAGCGGTTACGAAAAGGTAGCCCCTAACCCATAA
- a CDS encoding MFS transporter, which translates to MKQIQENHQGPSTFLAFALIPLSGFATDIYLPSLPSMASHLQVSGAAVQLSLVVFMISYGIGQLFVGSLLDSFGRFKLNIASLAVFALASFVIALTNNIYLIYLMRVIHGITVAFIVVGKRAYFVDIYKGEKLKHYTSLFSIIWASAPIIAPFIGGYLQETFGWQSNFYFLGILAFTFMVLELIFSGESLQQFHPFHLKTIVNVYSNILKTTDYTLGLVILALCYSMLLVFGMSSPFIIEHLFHQTSVVTGYAALLSGVALMAGGMLSKALIKHPLIKKVSTAILAMVLVAVLMIALSVYIHNLYILMPFVLLLHMFSGFIFNNYMSYSLGRFSKNAGMVSGITGGGNYVVTSILSYTVLNSVSIQNPMQLGIAYLAIAALLGITFMLFIKARYAQDATVLKPA; encoded by the coding sequence ATGAAACAGATCCAGGAAAACCACCAGGGCCCCAGCACCTTTCTGGCCTTTGCCCTGATACCTTTGTCTGGTTTTGCCACCGACATTTACCTGCCCTCCCTTCCTTCTATGGCCAGCCATTTACAGGTAAGCGGCGCGGCAGTGCAGTTATCACTGGTGGTGTTTATGATCAGCTACGGCATTGGTCAGCTGTTTGTAGGTAGCCTGCTGGACAGCTTTGGCCGTTTTAAACTGAACATCGCTTCCCTGGCCGTTTTTGCACTGGCCAGCTTTGTTATTGCACTTACCAACAACATTTACCTCATTTACCTGATGCGCGTAATTCATGGTATTACCGTAGCCTTTATTGTGGTAGGTAAGCGTGCCTATTTTGTAGACATATACAAAGGCGAAAAGCTGAAACACTATACCAGCCTGTTTTCTATCATCTGGGCCAGCGCCCCTATCATAGCCCCTTTCATTGGTGGTTATTTACAGGAAACCTTCGGCTGGCAAAGCAACTTCTACTTCCTGGGCATACTGGCGTTTACGTTTATGGTGCTGGAACTGATATTCAGCGGCGAATCGTTGCAACAATTCCATCCCTTTCACCTGAAAACCATTGTGAACGTATATAGTAATATTTTAAAAACCACCGACTATACCCTGGGGCTGGTAATACTGGCGCTTTGTTACTCTATGTTGCTGGTATTTGGTATGAGCAGCCCTTTTATCATTGAACACCTGTTTCATCAAACATCGGTAGTAACCGGCTACGCCGCTTTATTATCCGGTGTAGCACTGATGGCCGGTGGTATGCTTAGCAAGGCATTGATTAAACATCCATTGATTAAAAAAGTATCTACCGCCATACTGGCTATGGTGCTGGTGGCCGTGTTGATGATAGCCTTATCGGTATACATCCACAACCTGTACATACTAATGCCGTTTGTGCTGTTACTGCACATGTTTTCCGGTTTTATATTCAACAACTATATGTCGTACAGCCTGGGACGTTTTTCTAAAAACGCAGGCATGGTAAGCGGTATTACCGGTGGGGGCAACTATGTGGTTACTTCCATACTCAGCTATACCGTGCTAAACTCGGTATCTATTCAAAACCCTATGCAGCTGGGCATTGCCTACCTGGCTATAGCAGCACTGCTGGGCATAACGTTTATGCTGTTTATAAAAGCACGCTATGCACAGGATGCTACCGTTTTAAAACCGGCTTAA
- a CDS encoding DinB family protein has translation MIDTITQGTTTTAATEQVIQQFIQAWHTQNKAVSKYFQKYDDAVYMQEVAPGRNRAIYLLGHLTSVSDNLLPLLGLGERLYPQLEELFGTNPDKTFEELPTVAELKDYWEKVSSRLAAHFKHMQTYEWLEPHTRVSEEDFAADPFRNKLNVLMSRTVHIGYHLGQLTLLKPEEPIA, from the coding sequence ATGATTGATACTATCACCCAGGGTACTACCACTACTGCCGCCACCGAACAGGTGATACAGCAGTTTATTCAGGCATGGCACACACAGAATAAGGCAGTGAGCAAGTACTTTCAAAAATATGACGATGCCGTGTATATGCAGGAAGTGGCTCCTGGCCGCAACCGCGCCATATACCTGCTGGGTCATTTAACCAGCGTAAGCGATAATCTGCTGCCGCTGCTGGGATTAGGTGAACGCCTGTATCCACAACTGGAAGAACTGTTTGGTACCAACCCTGATAAAACATTTGAAGAATTACCCACTGTAGCAGAACTGAAAGACTATTGGGAAAAGGTAAGCAGCAGGTTGGCAGCACACTTCAAACACATGCAAACCTACGAATGGCTGGAACCGCACACCCGTGTTTCGGAAGAAGACTTTGCCGCCGATCCGTTCCGCAACAAACTGAATGTATTGATGAGCAGAACAGTTCATATCGGTTATCACCTGGGTCAGTTAACCCTGTTGAAACCGGAGGAGCCTATTGCATAA
- a CDS encoding SMI1/KNR4 family protein: MEKQYFADFELETFWEDTAYALKEYIEKPPSDDMIAAVEQATGYPLPPSYIAFMRMHNGGIPCNTCFPTRTPTSWAKDHVEISGFYSIGDSKPYSLLGLLGSRFMIEEWGYPDIGICICTCPSAGHDIIMLDYTKSNNGKYEPAVVHVSQETGFKKTLLAKNFEQFVRGLISDEYFDTSEEELKSTLRILRTGNFSSTLLTYMKREKHISFDRHLRNILLQLTNHKGAFALQEDELSYLVYDIQFYLYTQNQKVYDTTDYLKEYPQMLALSDNEISTNGYAASFVENWLNRGLEENKIISQPSGVITFSKEYEQELLRKVQLY, encoded by the coding sequence ATGGAAAAACAATATTTTGCCGATTTTGAGCTGGAAACTTTTTGGGAAGATACCGCCTACGCACTGAAGGAATACATTGAAAAGCCCCCTTCGGACGATATGATTGCCGCTGTAGAACAAGCTACCGGCTATCCGCTTCCACCATCCTACATCGCTTTTATGCGCATGCACAATGGTGGCATTCCGTGCAACACCTGCTTCCCCACCCGAACGCCCACATCCTGGGCGAAGGACCATGTGGAAATTTCCGGCTTTTACAGCATTGGCGATAGCAAGCCCTATTCGCTGCTGGGTCTCCTGGGTAGCCGGTTTATGATAGAAGAATGGGGATACCCAGATATTGGCATTTGCATTTGTACCTGCCCATCGGCCGGACATGATATCATTATGCTGGATTACACCAAAAGCAACAATGGTAAATACGAGCCTGCCGTAGTGCATGTGTCGCAGGAAACAGGTTTTAAGAAAACCCTGCTGGCCAAAAACTTTGAGCAATTTGTAAGAGGGTTGATCAGTGATGAATATTTTGACACATCGGAAGAAGAGCTGAAAAGCACCCTGCGCATTTTACGAACCGGCAATTTTTCCAGCACGCTGCTTACCTATATGAAACGGGAAAAGCATATTTCGTTCGACAGGCATTTGCGCAATATCCTGCTACAACTCACCAATCATAAAGGCGCTTTTGCCCTGCAGGAAGATGAGCTGTCGTACCTGGTATACGATATCCAGTTTTATTTATATACACAAAACCAAAAGGTATACGACACCACCGATTACCTGAAAGAGTACCCGCAAATGCTGGCGCTGAGCGATAACGAAATAAGCACCAATGGTTATGCGGCTTCTTTTGTGGAAAACTGGCTGAACAGGGGGCTGGAAGAAAACAAAATTATTAGCCAGCCTTCGGGCGTAATTACTTTTTCCAAAGAATACGAGCAGGAACTGCTGCGCAAAGTGCAACTTTATTAA